The proteins below are encoded in one region of Parambassis ranga unplaced genomic scaffold, fParRan2.1 scaffold_21_arrow_ctg1, whole genome shotgun sequence:
- the LOC114429802 gene encoding protein ARV1-like, producing the protein MNSLPGCTACSCWLFPEENMGKDAFRCVECNEQAAELHRDYSNGILKITICDSCQKPVDRYIEYDPVIILIDAILCKTQAFRHILFNASLNIHWKLCVFCLLCEAYLRWSLLHGSEPSSDPADIIRYTKEWEFYGMFGLAALELSAFCGSVLWFLWVAVGRLRGGTVELSLLLRALLLSSYGKVLLIPAVIWEHDYSPLCLGLIKLFVLTSNCQAIRVILNSSRRLPLMAVSVGLLSETCVAQACKKLLWSIQDGLRFE; encoded by the exons ATGAACAGTCTTCCGGGTTGCACAGCGTGTTCCTGCTGGCTGTTCCCGGAGGAAAACATGGGGAAAGACGCGTTTAGGTGTGTTGAATGTAACGAACAAGCAGCAGAACTTCACAGGGACTACAGCAACGGCATTCTGAAGATAACTATATGT GACTCCTGCCAAAAGCCAGTGGACAGGTACATCGAATATGATCCAGTTATCATCCTCATCGATGCCATTCTGTGCAAGACGCAGGCGTTCAGACACATTTTGTTCAACGCAAGCCTGAAC ATCCACTGGAAGCTGTGTGTCTTCTGCCTGCTGTGCGAGGCCTACCTGAGGTGGTCCCTGCTTCATGGCTCTGAGCCGAGCAGCGACCCCGCCGACATCATCAGATACACCAAGGAGTGGGAGTTCTACGGCATGTTTGGATTGGCCGCCCTGG AGCTGTCGGCGTTCTGCGGCAGCGTGCTGTGGTTCCTCTGGGTGGCGGTGGGACGTCTGCGCGGCGGAACCGTAGAGCTCAGCCTGCTCCTCAGAGCCCTGCTGCTGTCCAGCTACGGCAAAGTCCTCCTCATCCCCGCTGTCATCTGGGAGCATGACTACTCCCCGCTCTGCCTGGGCCTCATCAAGCTGTTTGTTCTCACCTCAAACTGTCAGGCTATCAGag tgatcctgaacagcagcagacGCCTGCCGCTGATGGCCGTCTCCGTGGGCCTGCTGTCAGAGACGTGCGTGGCTCAGGCCTGTAAGAAGCTTCTGTGGAGCATCCAGGACGGGCTCAGATTTGAATGA
- the LOC114429805 gene encoding protein FAM89A-like gives MNGKSANGSVGGMACIEGLPPLPKSLSGLLNSSGGSWREMERMYVKKTMIQDDLSRGRNNADNLLANKPANLDAALALLRKEMVGLRQQDMSLLCQLWSLHESIQEYKGSCQDLSAASSLSMMENGYFDEDDEYYPEPGATPTGEQPDGDVGDGTPSAKNGSSGGKEDSWDSFHVTI, from the exons ATGAACGGGAAGTCAGCGAACGGCTCCGTGGGAGGAATGGCCTGTATAGAGGGTCTGCCCCCGCTGCCGAAGAGCCTGAGCGGGTTGCTGAACTCGAGCGGCGGCTCCTGGAGAGAAATGGAGAGGATGTACGTGAAGAAGACCATGATCCAGGACGACCTGAGCAGAGGCAGGAACAACGCCGACAACCTGCTGGCCAACAAGCCGGCTAACCTGGACGCTGCCCTGGCGCTTCTGCGGAAGGAAATG GTGGGTTTGCGTCAGCAGGACATGTCGCTGCTGTGCCAGCTGTGGTCTCTCCACGAGTCCATCCAGGAGTACAAGGGCAGCTGCCAGGACCTGAGCGCCGCCTCCAGCCTCAGCATGATGGAGAACGGCTATTTCGACGAGGACGACGAGTACTACCCGGAACCTGGCGCAACCCCTACAGGAGAGCAGCCGGACGGAGACGTCGGAGACGGGACGCCGTCGGCCAAGAACGGGAGCAGCGGCGGAAAAGAGGACAGCTGGGACTCCTTCCACGTCACCATCTGA
- the LOC114429782 gene encoding sprT-like domain-containing protein Spartan, which translates to MDEDLLLAIQLQEEFDHEYQSSLFPSSHFEGNGFGNSSKKRKVDTPGGGSDVVVAPYWKQPAPQPERPLSIVDASWEMLDPSPDVRAMFLEFNDMFFWGKLSGVEVKWSPRMTLCAGVCSYEGRGGLCSIRLSEPLLKLRPRKDLVETLLHEMIHALLFVTQNNRDRDGHGPEFCKHMNRINKASGTNITVYHSFHDEVDVYRQHWWRCDGPCQTRKPYFGYVKRAMNRAPSSLDPWWGDHQRTCGGTYTKVKEPEGYGKKGKKDGKSTERKAIGNGTTAGSGSQDLRNIIPFSGKGFLLGGKSQTFTSSSSPQKARTPTPSSSPVASLSKGLLTPSSPAKNLAGLNIPGNSPAVRPAATSTGKQSPIKRSVSNTRVFVNVNGSPVRIPKSQRSKGLNKITQKSIEELFTSTGQRKSTGQKSSSDTRETKSVPSTSSGSTYPTGSPTPTQSRYFPPDSDAALGTTSRKRSRDGGDVFDLFRKTLGGESAAQRESMRTKLPALQQRTTTATTASSSSAEVQSVASSSSSFTVMVSCPVCQAKVQESKINEHLDSCLS; encoded by the exons ATGGACGAAGATTTACTGCTGGCcattcagctgcaggaggagtttGACCATGAATACCAGTCGTCGTTGTTTCCATCAAGTCATTTTGAGGGAAATGGGTTCGGTAACAgcagcaagaaaagaaaagtggaCACACCCGGAGGTGGTAGCGATGTTGTTGTTGCTCCCTACTGGAAGCAGCCGGCTCCTCAGCCGGAGAGACCGCTGTCCATCGTGGACGCGTCCTGGGAGATGCTCGACCCCAGCCCGGATGTCAGGGCCATGTTCCTGGAGTTTAACGACATGTTCTTCTGGGGGAAGCTCAGCGGTGTGGAGGTGAAGTGGAGCCCGAGGATGACCCT GTGTGCCGGTGTGTGTTCGTATGAGGGCCGAGGTGGACTGTGTTCAATCAGACTCAGTGAGCCTCTGCTGAAGCTTAGACCCAGAAAAGACCTGGTGGAG ACCCTCCTCCACGAAATGATCCACGCTCTGCTGTTCGTGACCCAGAACAACCGAGACAGAGACGGCCACGGACCCGAGTTCTGCAAACACATGAACAGGATCAACAAGGCCAGCGGGACCAACATCACT GTCTACCACAGCTTCCACGACGAGGTGGACGTGTACAGGCAGCACTGGTGGCGATGCGACGGGCCCTGCCAGACCCGCAAGCCCTACTTTGGATACGTTAAGAGGGCCATGAACAGGGCTCCGTCTTCCCTGGATCCTTGGTGGGGGGATCACCAGAGGACGTGCGGAGGTACCTACACTAAGGTGAAAGAGCCCGAAGGGTATGGCAAGAAAGGCAAGAAGGACGGGAAGAGCACGGAGAGGAAGGCCATAGGAAACGGCACGACTGCAG GTTCTGGATCACAGGATCTCAGGAACATCATCCCTTTCAGTGGGAAGGGCTTCCTTCTCGGAGGGAAGTCTCAAACCTtcacgtcttcttcttctccccaaAAGGCGCGCACGCCGACACCCTCGTCCAGCCCAGTCGCCTCTCTTTCTAAGGGCTTATTAACACCGTCATCCCCGGCTAAGAACCTAGCTGGCTTGAACATCCCGGGAAACTCCCCCGCCGTCAGACCAGCTGCTACATCCACGGGGAAACAGTCGCCTATAAAGAGGTCGGTTAGCAACACGAGGGTTTTCGTCAACGTCAACGGCTCACCGGTGAGAATCCCCAAATCACAGCGCAGCAAAGGCCTTAATAAAATCACACAGAAGTCCATCGAGGAGCTTTTTACAAGCACAGGTCAAAGGAAGTCAACGGGTCAAAAATCCAGCTCAGACACTAGAGAGACTAAAAGTGTCCCTTCTACCTCGTCCGGCTCGACCTACCCAACCGGATCCCCCACCCCGACACAGTCCAGATATTTCCCTCCCGACAGCGACGCTGCGTTAGGAACCACATCGAGGAAAAGGTCGCGGGATGGCGGCGACGTCTTTGACTTGTTCCGGAAGACGTTAGGTGGCGAGTCGGCGGCGCAGAGGGAGTCCATGCGGACTAAATTACCTGCGCTGCAGCAAAGAACCACTACTGCTACAACcgcatcttcctcctctgcagaagTGCAGAGtgttgcctcctcctcctcctccttcactgtgATGGTAAGCTGTCCGGTGTGCCAAGCTAAAGTTCAGGAGTCAAAGATCAACGAGCACCTGGACTCGTGCCTCTCATGA
- the LOC114429777 gene encoding exocyst complex component 8-like, which produces MSETGNRLRKLLESPNFDPQNYVKQLSQQSDGDRDLQEHRQKIQNLADETAQNLKKNVYKNYRQFIETAKEISYLESEMYQLSHILTEQKSIMESITQALLSTDKDETSKEMQAAFPKETEEVKQRTLTSLLEKVEGGKSIMDTPGRHLVYNGDLVEFDVDNMSPIQKVHAFLMNDCLLIATWLPNRRGTVKYKYNALYDLESFAVVNVKDNPPMKDMFKILMFPDSRIFQAENSKIKKEWLEILDETKKNKVSKDRHKKEEEPPTSPVRVEVSTNPFDVDDDEPADAEESVDLSLEWIQELPEDLDVCIAQRDFEGAVDLLDKLNKYLKDQPVTPRVKELRSKVDERVRQLTEVLVFELSPDRSLRGGPKATRRAVSQLIRLGQSTKACELFLKNRAAAVQTAIRQLRIEGATLLYIHKLCNIFFTSLLETAKEFEMDFAGNTGCYSAFVVWSRSAMRMFVDAFSKQVFDSKESLSTAAECVKVAKEHCQHLTEIGLDLTFTLQSLLVKDIKAALQSYKDIIIEATKHRNSEEMWRRMNLMTPEALTKLKDEMRGCGISFEQYTGDDCWVNLSYTIVAFTKQMMSFLEESLKLYFPELHMVLLESLREIILVAVQHVDYSLRCEQDPEKKSFIVLNATFLHDTVLPVVERRFEEGVGKPAKQLQDLRKSTRPVRINPESTTSLV; this is translated from the exons ATGTCGGAAACGGGAAACAGACTACGTAAACTGCTCGAATCGCCAAATTTCGACCCGCAAAATTACGTCAAGCAGTTGTCACAGCAGTCCGATGGCGACAGAGATCTGCAGGAGCATCGTCAAAAAATCCAAAACCTGGCCGACGAAACGGCTCAAAACCTAAAGAAAAATGTGTACAAGAACTACAGACAGTTTATCGAAACGGCCAAAGAGATTTCCTACCTGGAGAGTGAAATGTACCAGCTGAGCCACATCCTGACGGAGCAGAAGAGCATCATGGAGAGCATCACTCAGGCCTTGCTGTCCACAGACAAGGACGAGACCTCCAAAGAGATGCAGGCGGCTTTCCCCAAAGAGACggaggaggtgaagcagaggaCGCTCACCTCACTGCTGGAAAAAGTGGAGGGAGGTAAAAGCATCATGGACACTCCAGGCAGGCACCTTGTCTACAATGGAGACCTGGTGGAGTTCGATGTAGACAACATGTCCCCCATCCAGAAGGTGCACGCTTTCCTGATGAACGACTGTCTGTTAATCGCTACCTGGTTACCCAACCGCCGTGGCACGGTGAAGTATAAATACAACGCCCTGTACGACCTGGAGAGCTTCGCCGTGGTCAACGTGAAGGACAACCCTCCGATGAAGGACATGTTCAAGATCCTCATGTTCCCAGATAGTCGCATCTTCCAAGCGGAGAACAGCAAGATCAAGAAGGAGTGGCTGGAGATCCTGGACGAaaccaagaaaaacaaagtgtCCAAGGACAGGcacaaaaaagaggaggagccCCCTACTTCTCCTGTGAGGGTCGAGGTGTCCACCAATCCTTTCGACGTGGACGACGACGAGCCGGCCGATGCTGAAGAGAGCGTGGACCTCAGCCTCGAGTGGATCCAGGAGCTGCCGGAGGATCTGGACGTATGCATCGCGCAGAGAGACTTCGAGGGCGCCGTGGACCTGCTGGACAAGCTCAACAAATACCTCAAAGACCAGCCGGTCACTCCAAGGGTTAAAGAGCTCCGGTCCAAGGTGGACGAGCGCGTGCGGCAGCTGACGGAGGTCCTGGTGTTCGAGTTGTCTCCGGACCGCTCACTCCGTGGCGGACCTAAAGCGACGCGGCGGGCTGTGTCCCAGCTCATCAGACTAG GCCAGTCCACCAAAGCCTGCGAGCTGTTCCTGAAGAACCGAGCCGCCGCGGTCCAGACGGCCATACGGCAGCTTCGCATCGAAGGAGCCACGCTGCTCTACATCCATAAGCTCTGCAACATCTTCTTCACTAGCCTGCTGGAGACCGCCAAGGAGTTTGAGATGGACTTCGCAGGGAACACAGGCTGCTACTCTGCCTTCGTGGTCTGGTCCAGATCGGCCATGAGGATGTTTGTGGACGCCTTCAGCAAGCAG GTGTTTGACAGTAAGGAGAGCCTGTCGACGGCCGCAGAGTGCGTTAAAGTGGCTAAAGAGCACTGTCAGCACCTGACGGAGATCGGCCTGGACCTGACGTTCACCCTGCAGTCTCTGCTCGTGAAAGACATCAAGGCAGCCCTGCAGAGCTACAAGGACATCATCATCGAGGCCACCAAGCACAGGAACTCTGAGGAGATGTGGAGGAGGATGAACCTCATGACTCCAGAGGCTCTGACTAAACTCAAG GATGAAATGCGCGGTTGCGGCATCAGCTTCGAGCAGTACACGGGCGACGACTGCTGGGTGAACCTGAGCTACACCATCGTGGCCTTCACCAAGCAGATGATGAGCTTCTTGGAGGAAAGCCTGAAACTCTACTTCCCCGAGCTCCACATGGTGCTGCTGGAGAGCCTGCGGGAGATCATCCTGGTGGCCGTGCAGCACGTGGACTACAGCCTCCGCTGCGAACAGGACCCGGAGAAGAAATCCTTCATCGTGCTCAACGCCACCTTCCTCCACGACACCGTGCTTCCGGTGGTGGAGCGCAGGTTCGAGGAGGGAGTCGGGAAGCCCGCCAAACAGCTGCAGGACCTCAGGAAGAGCACGAGGCCGGTCCGGATCAACCCGGAAAGCACCACATCCCTGGTCTGA